The Schistosoma haematobium chromosome 7, whole genome shotgun sequence genome contains a region encoding:
- the PAPD4_1 gene encoding Zinc finger, CCHC domain-containing protein, variant 2 (EggNog:ENOG410V75F~COG:D) produces MFKKNKISKTQVNKSVNLPISNIPVCSNESKMINHRNCVPDGTPLSVASFQPNAKPFITSSSFIPTSSTLSCSLYMENLSVKIWELYSSTRQSPLKYEKKVRLLNALHMVVSGVFENAGLYIVGSSINGFGSNQSDMDMCLLVTSRDLHQKSEATFILSRLLQSLRKCRKF; encoded by the exons ATGttcaagaaaaataaaattagtaaAACTCAAGTCAATAAATCAGTGAACTTACCCATATCAAATATACCAGTTTGTAGTAATGAATCGAAAATGATCAATCACAGAAATTGTGTACCTGATGGAACTCCTCTGTCTGTTGCATCATTTCAACCAAATGCAAAGCCATTTATAACCAGTTCATCATTTATTCCTACTAGTTCCACATTGTCCTGTTCATTGTATATGGAAAACTTGTCAGTAAAAATTTGGGAATTATATAGTAGCACAAGACAAAGTcctttaaaatatgaaaagaaagTTCGTCTACTTAATGCTTTACATATGGTTGTATCAGGAGTGTTCGAAA atgcTGGCCTGTATATTGTTGGCTCTTCAATAAATGGTTTCGGTTCAAATCAAAGTGatatggatatgtgtttacttgtaaCATCACGCGATTTACATCAGAAAAGTGAAGCAACGTTTATATTAAGTCGACTTTTACAATCATTAAGAAAATGTCGTAAGTTTTAA